In a single window of the Cucurbita pepo subsp. pepo cultivar mu-cu-16 chromosome LG18, ASM280686v2, whole genome shotgun sequence genome:
- the LOC111780328 gene encoding protein GLUTAMINE DUMPER 2-like — protein MVANRESLDVSRHSAAPEPQLHFPQQQRQQQLQHSPWHSPVPYLFGGLAAMLGLIAFALLILACSYWKLSGYLDSGDGTNREPDLEAGNDDTQKRPSPVFEEKILVIMAGEIKPTYLATPMSSRSSSFGDTKSNSSCSSSATGTADKETAEQSIGNQEAQSIENRGTPESSDQTTN, from the coding sequence ATGGTGGCCAACAGAGAGTCCTTGGACGTTTCACGGCACTCAGCCGCACCTGAACCCCAATTACATTTCCCGCAACAACAACGGCAGCAGCAGCTGCAGCACTCCCCTTGGCATTCCCCTGTCCCTTACTTGTTCGGGGGTTTGGCTGCTATGTTAGGACTCATCGCTTTTGCGCTTCTAATCCTTGCTTGCTCTTACTGGAAGCTCTCCGGATACCTCGACAGCGGCGACGGTACCAATCGGGAGCCCGACCTGGAGGCCGGCAACGACGACACCCAGAAACGCCCTTCCCCTGTTtttgaagagaaaatattGGTTATTATGGCTGGAGAAATCAAGCCCACGTATTTGGCTACTCCCATGTCTAGCAGATCCTCTTCTTTTGGGGATACCAAAAGCAATAGTAGTTGTAGCAGCAGTGCGACTGGTACCGCCGACAAAGAGACGGCGGAACAGAGCATCGGAAATCAGGAGGCTCAGAGTATAGAAAACAGAGGAACTCCTGAATCTTCAGATCAGACCACcaattaa
- the LOC111780533 gene encoding PTI1-like tyrosine-protein kinase At3g15890, with protein sequence MGSSFSCCGSEKIDQGFVGGNSSWRMFTYKELHAATNGFHEDNKLGEGGFGSVYWGKTSDGLQIAVKKLKAMNYKAEMEFAVEVEVLARLRHKNLLGLRGYCVGTDQRLIVYDYMPNLSLLSHLHGQFASEAHLDWKRRMKIALGSAEGILYLHQEVRPHIIHRDIKASNVLLDSDFEPLVADFGFAKLIPEGVSHMTTRVKGTLGYLAPEYAMWGKVSESCDVFSYGILLLELITGRKPIERLPGGAKRTISEWINITINKDRFKDLADRKLKGHLNWKQFEHVLHLAIMCVQTEPDKRPTIREVVECLKALMADGEHKGSIKPMLMSISSVRCDTDEDEQASREHRGVGDQESFDYGVFSAIEEQKMRDPYKHHENLRMHA encoded by the exons ATGGGATCGTCTTTCAGTTGCTGTGGCTCTGAGAAAATAGACCAGGG GTTCGTTGGAGGGAACAGTTCGTGGAGGATGTTTACGTACAAGGAGCTGCATGCGGCCACGAATGGTTTCCATGAGGACAACAAGCTGGGAGAAGGAGGATTTGGAAGTGTTTATTGGGGCAAGACCAGCGATGGTCTTCAG ATAGCGGTGAAGAAGCTGAAAGCGATGAATTATAAGGCAGAGATGGAGTTTGCAGTGGAAGTGGAAGTGCTGGCGAGGCTGAGGCATAAGAACTTGTTGGGGCTGAGGGGTTACTGTGTGGGGACTGATCAGAGGCTTATTGTTTATGATTACATGCCAAATCTCAGCTTGCTCTCCCATCTCCATGGCCAATTTGCTTCTGAAGCTCACTTGGAttggaaaagaagaatgaagatCGCTCTTGGCTCTGCTGAAGGCATTTT GTATTTGCACCAGGAAGTAAGACCCCACATAATCCACAGAGACATAAAAGCAAGCAATGTGCTGTTAGATTCAGATTTTGAGCCACTTGTAGCTGATTTCGGGTTTGCAAAACTAATACCAGAGGGTGTAAGCCACATGACAACTCGAGTCAAAGGAACCTTAGGGTATCTTGCTCCTGAATATGCCATGTGGGGCAAAGTCTCCGAGAGCTGTGACGTTTTCAGCTATGGGATTCTTTTGCTAGAGCTCATTACGGGAAGGAAGCCAATTGAAAGACTCCCAGGTGGAGCAAAGAGAACCATTTCTGAGTGGATCAACATCACAATAAACAAGGACAGATTCAAAGACTTGGCGGATAGGAAGCTGAAGGGACACCTGAATTGGAAACAGTTCGAACATGTATTGCATTTGGCAATCATGTGCGTGCAGACCGAACCAGATAAGCGCCCTACTATCAGAGAAGTGGTAGAATGTTTGAAGGCCTTGATGGCTGATGGGGAACACAAGGGAAGCATCAAGCCCATGCTAATGAGTATCTCAAGTGTTAGATGTGATACTGATGAAGATGAGCAGGCAAGCAGAGAACATCGTGGAGTTGGAGATCAAGAGAGTTTCGATTATGGGGTTTTTAGTGCCATTGAGGAGCAGAAGATGAGAGATCCTTACAAACACCatgaaaatttgagaatgCATGCTTAA
- the LOC111780589 gene encoding zinc finger protein CONSTANS-LIKE 5-like, with protein sequence MGIQGDSVVKGFGGGWGVVAKPCDSCKTGPAAVYCRPDSAFLCLSCDAKIHCANKFASRHERVWMCEVCEQAPAVVMCKADAAALCVTCDADIHSANPLARRHERVPVEPFFDTAESMVKSSSGFNFLLPTETNASGCHGAHQHEEVEVASWLLSNPPFNSKLVDEPEIKPPGHDQMFFTEMDSFIDFDYPNPVNNHSAVNDSVVPVQTKPLCTPVINTHSQENCYDIDFCRSKLNSFGHQPLSLSHSVSSSSLEVGVVPEANSMSDISYPLGQSVSSGGDSGLPVSGSGNPATQLCGIDREARVLRYREKRKNRKFEKTIRYASRKAYAETRPRIKGRFAKRTDTLSEVEEMYGSAGSSLFLADTQYGVVPTF encoded by the exons ATGGGAATTCAGGGAGACAGTGTTGTGAAGGGTTTCGGCGGCGGATGGGGCGTGGTCGCTAAACCCTGCGACTCCTGCAAGACAGGGCCTGCAGCCGTCTATTGTCGACCTGACTCTGCTTTCCTCTGCCTTTCCTGCGACGCCAAAATTCACTGCGCTAATAAGTTCGCCTCTCGCCACGAGCGCGTCTGGATGTGCGAGGTCTGTGAACAGGCTCCTGCTGTGGTCATGTGCAAGGCCGATGCTGCGGCTCTCTGTGTTACCTGCGATGCCGATATTCATTCCGCTAACCCATTGGCACGTCGCCACGAGCGTGTCCCGGTCGAGCCTTTTTTCGACACGGCAGAGTCAATGGTCAAATCCTCTTCgggtttcaattttctccTGCCCACTGAAACCAACGCCAGTGGCTGCCACGGTGCCCATCAACACGAGGAAGTGGAGGTTGCCTCCTGGCTTTTATCCAACCCACCTTTCAACTCTAAGCTCGTGGACGAACCTGAAATCAAGCCACCTGGTCATGATCAAATGTTCTTCACTGAAATGGATTCCTTTATTGATTTTGACTACCCAAACCCAGTCAACAACCACAGCGCGGTTAACGACAGCGTCGTCCCTGTTCAAACCAAGCCACTCTGTACTCCGGTGATCAATACCCACTCCCAAGAAAATTGCTACGACATCGATTTTTGCAGATCCAAGCTCAATTCATTCGGCCATCAACCACTATCCCTGAGCCACAGT gtttcctcttcttccctAGAAGTCGGAGTTGTCCCAGAAGCGAATTCGATGTCCGACATATCATACCCATTGGGTCAAAGCGTGAGTAGTGGGGGGGACTCGGGGCTACCGGTATCGGGATCCGGCAACCCAGCGACTCAATTATGTGGAATCGACCGGGAGGCGAGAGTGTTGAGGTAcagagagaagaggaagaacagaaaGTTCGAGAAGACAATCCGGTACGCTTCAAGAAAAGCTTACGCGGAAACCCGACCCAGAATCAAAGGCCGGTTCGCCAAACGGACTGACACACTATCAGAGGTTGAAGAAATGTATGGGTCGGCTGGTTCGTCTCTGTTCTTAGCAGACACCCAGTACGGCGTGGTACCGACATTTTAA
- the LOC111780634 gene encoding uncharacterized protein LOC111780634 isoform X1: MIAGAANTPLQTPPSGPLFDPSATRHCLSNPFPRFTIRFPPKPFPDPALSLSDHSRMDLIGRLANSFFCSLRRLKGLKVEADFSGEETFVPVAKAAPEHLVIMVNGLIGSAADWRYAAEQFVMKLPDNVIVHRSECNTSRLTFDGVDTMGERLAEEVLAVIRRWPEVQKISFVAHSLGGLVARYAIGRLFDHIPKLESSGAPQSFSAEEQKQQVEQFHHARIAGLEPVNFITVATPHLGSRGNKQFPVLCGLPFLERRASQTAHLIAGRSGKHLFLTDDENDGKPPLLLRMVTDSEDLKFISALRAFKRRVAYANVNYDHMVGWRTSSIRRQHELPTSSELTTNDKYPHIVYEEQSRMDDICNKASLVLDQTLDLEEEMIRGLNQVPWTRVDVSFQKSRQRYIAHSTIQVKSYWLNSDGADVVFHMIDNFVL; this comes from the exons ATGATCGCGGGCGCGGCCAATACTCCACTCCAGACCCCGCCATCGGGGCCTCTCTTCGACCCGTCAGCCACTCGCCATTGCCTTTCCAACCCTTTCCCTCGCTTCACCATTCGCTTTCCACCTAAGCCCTTCCCGGATCCTGCTCTCTCGCTTTCCGATCATTCCAGGATGGACTTGATCGGACGTCTGGCTAATAGTTTCTTCTGCAGCCTCCGCCGTCTGAAAGGCCTCAAGGTGGAGGCTGATTTCTCTGGCGAGGAAACTTTTGTTCCCGTTGCCAAGGCGGCGCCCGAGCACCTTGTCATCATGGTCAATGGTCTAATTGGGAG TGCTGCAGATTGGAGATACGCTGCAGAGCAATTTGTAATGAAGCTTCCTGATAACGTTATCGTACACC GCAGTGAGTGTAACACTTCAAGATTAACATTTGATGGCGTTGACACAATGGGAGAAAGGCTGGCTGAAGAG GTGTTAGCTGTCATAAGGCGTTGGCCAGAGGTGCAGAAAATTTCCTTTGTGGCCCATTCTTTAGGTGGGCTTGTTGCAAGGTATGCCATTGGAAGGCTTTTTGATCATATCCCTAAATTGGAATCCTCAGGTGCTCCTCAAAGTTTCTCTGCCGAAGAGCAGAAGCAACAGGTTGAGCAATTCCATCATGCAAGAATTGCTGGATTGGAGCCTGTGAACTTCATAACAGTTGCAACTCCACATTTAGGTTCACGTGGAAATAAACAG TTTCCAGTTCTTTGTGGTCTTCCTTTCTTGGAGAGAAGAGCTTCTCAAACAGCACACTTAATTGCTGGGAGGTCTGGAAAGCATCTATTCCTCACtgatgatgaaaatgatggGAAACCTCCGCTTCTCCTAAGAATGGTTACCGACTCCGAAGATCTAAAGTTCAT CTCAGCATTACGTGCATTTAAACGTCGGGTGGCATACGCAAATGTGAATTATGATC ACATGGTTGGGTGGAGAACGTCGTCTATTCGTCGTCAACATGAGCTCCCAACG TCAAGTGAGCTTACGACAAATGACAAATACCCACATATTGTCTATGAGGAGCAATCAAGGATGGATGACATCTGCAATAAAGCATCGCTGGTTTTAGACCAAACACTTGACTTAGAAG AGGAGATGATTAGAGGTCTTAATCAAGTTCCTTGGACACGAGTAGATGTTAGCTTTCAGAAAAGCAGACAGAGATACATTGCTCACAGTACCATTCAG GTGAAGAGCTATTGGTTGAATTCTGATGGTGCAGATGTGGTTTTCCACATGATCGATAACTTTGTTTTATGA
- the LOC111780634 gene encoding putative lipase YOR059C isoform X2 gives MIAGAANTPLQTPPSGPLFDPSATRHCLSNPFPRFTIRFPPKPFPDPALSLSDHSRMDLIGRLANSFFCSLRRLKGLKVEADFSGEETFVPVAKAAPEHLVIMVNGLIGSAADWRYAAEQFVMKLPDNVIVHRSECNTSRLTFDGVDTMGERLAEEVLAVIRRWPEVQKISFVAHSLGGLVARYAIGRLFDHIPKLESSGAPQSFSAEEQKQQVEQFHHARIAGLEPVNFITVATPHLGSRGNKQFPVLCGLPFLERRASQTAHLIAGRSGKHLFLTDDENDGKPPLLLRMVTDSEDLKFISALRAFKRRVAYANVNYDHMVGWRTSSIRRQHELPTSSELTTNDKYPHIVYEEQSRMDDICNKASLVLDQTLDLEGIIYQF, from the exons ATGATCGCGGGCGCGGCCAATACTCCACTCCAGACCCCGCCATCGGGGCCTCTCTTCGACCCGTCAGCCACTCGCCATTGCCTTTCCAACCCTTTCCCTCGCTTCACCATTCGCTTTCCACCTAAGCCCTTCCCGGATCCTGCTCTCTCGCTTTCCGATCATTCCAGGATGGACTTGATCGGACGTCTGGCTAATAGTTTCTTCTGCAGCCTCCGCCGTCTGAAAGGCCTCAAGGTGGAGGCTGATTTCTCTGGCGAGGAAACTTTTGTTCCCGTTGCCAAGGCGGCGCCCGAGCACCTTGTCATCATGGTCAATGGTCTAATTGGGAG TGCTGCAGATTGGAGATACGCTGCAGAGCAATTTGTAATGAAGCTTCCTGATAACGTTATCGTACACC GCAGTGAGTGTAACACTTCAAGATTAACATTTGATGGCGTTGACACAATGGGAGAAAGGCTGGCTGAAGAG GTGTTAGCTGTCATAAGGCGTTGGCCAGAGGTGCAGAAAATTTCCTTTGTGGCCCATTCTTTAGGTGGGCTTGTTGCAAGGTATGCCATTGGAAGGCTTTTTGATCATATCCCTAAATTGGAATCCTCAGGTGCTCCTCAAAGTTTCTCTGCCGAAGAGCAGAAGCAACAGGTTGAGCAATTCCATCATGCAAGAATTGCTGGATTGGAGCCTGTGAACTTCATAACAGTTGCAACTCCACATTTAGGTTCACGTGGAAATAAACAG TTTCCAGTTCTTTGTGGTCTTCCTTTCTTGGAGAGAAGAGCTTCTCAAACAGCACACTTAATTGCTGGGAGGTCTGGAAAGCATCTATTCCTCACtgatgatgaaaatgatggGAAACCTCCGCTTCTCCTAAGAATGGTTACCGACTCCGAAGATCTAAAGTTCAT CTCAGCATTACGTGCATTTAAACGTCGGGTGGCATACGCAAATGTGAATTATGATC ACATGGTTGGGTGGAGAACGTCGTCTATTCGTCGTCAACATGAGCTCCCAACG TCAAGTGAGCTTACGACAAATGACAAATACCCACATATTGTCTATGAGGAGCAATCAAGGATGGATGACATCTGCAATAAAGCATCGCTGGTTTTAGACCAAACACTTGACTTAGAAG GTATCATCTACCAATTCTAA
- the LOC111780634 gene encoding putative lipase YOR059C isoform X5, with amino-acid sequence MIAGAANTPLQTPPSGPLFDPSATRHCLSNPFPRFTIRFPPKPFPDPALSLSDHSRMDLIGRLANSFFCSLRRLKGLKVEADFSGEETFVPVAKAAPEHLVIMVNGLIGSAADWRYAAEQFVMKLPDNVIVHRSECNTSRLTFDGVDTMGERLAEEVLAVIRRWPEVQKISFVAHSLGGLVARYAIGRLFDHIPKLESSGAPQSFSAEEQKQQVEQFHHARIAGLEPVNFITVATPHLGSRGNKQFPVLCGLPFLERRASQTAHLIAGRSGKHLFLTDDENDGKPPLLLRMVTDSEDLKFISALRAFKRRVAYANVNYDRRLFVVNMSSQRQVSLRQMTNTHILSMRSNQGWMTSAIKHRWF; translated from the exons ATGATCGCGGGCGCGGCCAATACTCCACTCCAGACCCCGCCATCGGGGCCTCTCTTCGACCCGTCAGCCACTCGCCATTGCCTTTCCAACCCTTTCCCTCGCTTCACCATTCGCTTTCCACCTAAGCCCTTCCCGGATCCTGCTCTCTCGCTTTCCGATCATTCCAGGATGGACTTGATCGGACGTCTGGCTAATAGTTTCTTCTGCAGCCTCCGCCGTCTGAAAGGCCTCAAGGTGGAGGCTGATTTCTCTGGCGAGGAAACTTTTGTTCCCGTTGCCAAGGCGGCGCCCGAGCACCTTGTCATCATGGTCAATGGTCTAATTGGGAG TGCTGCAGATTGGAGATACGCTGCAGAGCAATTTGTAATGAAGCTTCCTGATAACGTTATCGTACACC GCAGTGAGTGTAACACTTCAAGATTAACATTTGATGGCGTTGACACAATGGGAGAAAGGCTGGCTGAAGAG GTGTTAGCTGTCATAAGGCGTTGGCCAGAGGTGCAGAAAATTTCCTTTGTGGCCCATTCTTTAGGTGGGCTTGTTGCAAGGTATGCCATTGGAAGGCTTTTTGATCATATCCCTAAATTGGAATCCTCAGGTGCTCCTCAAAGTTTCTCTGCCGAAGAGCAGAAGCAACAGGTTGAGCAATTCCATCATGCAAGAATTGCTGGATTGGAGCCTGTGAACTTCATAACAGTTGCAACTCCACATTTAGGTTCACGTGGAAATAAACAG TTTCCAGTTCTTTGTGGTCTTCCTTTCTTGGAGAGAAGAGCTTCTCAAACAGCACACTTAATTGCTGGGAGGTCTGGAAAGCATCTATTCCTCACtgatgatgaaaatgatggGAAACCTCCGCTTCTCCTAAGAATGGTTACCGACTCCGAAGATCTAAAGTTCAT CTCAGCATTACGTGCATTTAAACGTCGGGTGGCATACGCAAATGTGAATTATGATC GTCGTCTATTCGTCGTCAACATGAGCTCCCAACG TCAAGTGAGCTTACGACAAATGACAAATACCCACATATTGTCTATGAGGAGCAATCAAGGATGGATGACATCTGCAATAAAGCATCGCTGGTTTTAG
- the LOC111780634 gene encoding putative lipase YOR059C isoform X3, which translates to MIAGAANTPLQTPPSGPLFDPSATRHCLSNPFPRFTIRFPPKPFPDPALSLSDHSRMDLIGRLANSFFCSLRRLKGLKVEADFSGEETFVPVAKAAPEHLVIMVNGLIGSAADWRYAAEQFVMKLPDNVIVHRSECNTSRLTFDGVDTMGERLAEEVLAVIRRWPEVQKISFVAHSLGGLVARYAIGRLFDHIPKLESSGAPQSFSAEEQKQQVEQFHHARIAGLEPVNFITVATPHLGSRGNKQFPVLCGLPFLERRASQTAHLIAGRSGKHLFLTDDENDGKPPLLLRMVTDSEDLKFISALRAFKRRVAYANVNYDHMVGWRTSSIRRQHELPTVSQVSLRQMTNTHILSMRSNQGWMTSAIKHRWF; encoded by the exons ATGATCGCGGGCGCGGCCAATACTCCACTCCAGACCCCGCCATCGGGGCCTCTCTTCGACCCGTCAGCCACTCGCCATTGCCTTTCCAACCCTTTCCCTCGCTTCACCATTCGCTTTCCACCTAAGCCCTTCCCGGATCCTGCTCTCTCGCTTTCCGATCATTCCAGGATGGACTTGATCGGACGTCTGGCTAATAGTTTCTTCTGCAGCCTCCGCCGTCTGAAAGGCCTCAAGGTGGAGGCTGATTTCTCTGGCGAGGAAACTTTTGTTCCCGTTGCCAAGGCGGCGCCCGAGCACCTTGTCATCATGGTCAATGGTCTAATTGGGAG TGCTGCAGATTGGAGATACGCTGCAGAGCAATTTGTAATGAAGCTTCCTGATAACGTTATCGTACACC GCAGTGAGTGTAACACTTCAAGATTAACATTTGATGGCGTTGACACAATGGGAGAAAGGCTGGCTGAAGAG GTGTTAGCTGTCATAAGGCGTTGGCCAGAGGTGCAGAAAATTTCCTTTGTGGCCCATTCTTTAGGTGGGCTTGTTGCAAGGTATGCCATTGGAAGGCTTTTTGATCATATCCCTAAATTGGAATCCTCAGGTGCTCCTCAAAGTTTCTCTGCCGAAGAGCAGAAGCAACAGGTTGAGCAATTCCATCATGCAAGAATTGCTGGATTGGAGCCTGTGAACTTCATAACAGTTGCAACTCCACATTTAGGTTCACGTGGAAATAAACAG TTTCCAGTTCTTTGTGGTCTTCCTTTCTTGGAGAGAAGAGCTTCTCAAACAGCACACTTAATTGCTGGGAGGTCTGGAAAGCATCTATTCCTCACtgatgatgaaaatgatggGAAACCTCCGCTTCTCCTAAGAATGGTTACCGACTCCGAAGATCTAAAGTTCAT CTCAGCATTACGTGCATTTAAACGTCGGGTGGCATACGCAAATGTGAATTATGATC ACATGGTTGGGTGGAGAACGTCGTCTATTCGTCGTCAACATGAGCTCCCAACGGTAAG TCAAGTGAGCTTACGACAAATGACAAATACCCACATATTGTCTATGAGGAGCAATCAAGGATGGATGACATCTGCAATAAAGCATCGCTGGTTTTAG
- the LOC111780634 gene encoding putative lipase YOR059C isoform X4 — translation MIAGAANTPLQTPPSGPLFDPSATRHCLSNPFPRFTIRFPPKPFPDPALSLSDHSRMDLIGRLANSFFCSLRRLKGLKVEADFSGEETFVPVAKAAPEHLVIMVNGLIGSAADWRYAAEQFVMKLPDNVIVHRSECNTSRLTFDGVDTMGERLAEEVLAVIRRWPEVQKISFVAHSLGGLVARYAIGRLFDHIPKLESSGAPQSFSAEEQKQQVEQFHHARIAGLEPVNFITVATPHLGSRGNKQFPVLCGLPFLERRASQTAHLIAGRSGKHLFLTDDENDGKPPLLLRMVTDSEDLKFISALRAFKRRVAYANVNYDRLGGERRLFVVNMSSQRQVSLRQMTNTHILSMRSNQGWMTSAIKHRWF, via the exons ATGATCGCGGGCGCGGCCAATACTCCACTCCAGACCCCGCCATCGGGGCCTCTCTTCGACCCGTCAGCCACTCGCCATTGCCTTTCCAACCCTTTCCCTCGCTTCACCATTCGCTTTCCACCTAAGCCCTTCCCGGATCCTGCTCTCTCGCTTTCCGATCATTCCAGGATGGACTTGATCGGACGTCTGGCTAATAGTTTCTTCTGCAGCCTCCGCCGTCTGAAAGGCCTCAAGGTGGAGGCTGATTTCTCTGGCGAGGAAACTTTTGTTCCCGTTGCCAAGGCGGCGCCCGAGCACCTTGTCATCATGGTCAATGGTCTAATTGGGAG TGCTGCAGATTGGAGATACGCTGCAGAGCAATTTGTAATGAAGCTTCCTGATAACGTTATCGTACACC GCAGTGAGTGTAACACTTCAAGATTAACATTTGATGGCGTTGACACAATGGGAGAAAGGCTGGCTGAAGAG GTGTTAGCTGTCATAAGGCGTTGGCCAGAGGTGCAGAAAATTTCCTTTGTGGCCCATTCTTTAGGTGGGCTTGTTGCAAGGTATGCCATTGGAAGGCTTTTTGATCATATCCCTAAATTGGAATCCTCAGGTGCTCCTCAAAGTTTCTCTGCCGAAGAGCAGAAGCAACAGGTTGAGCAATTCCATCATGCAAGAATTGCTGGATTGGAGCCTGTGAACTTCATAACAGTTGCAACTCCACATTTAGGTTCACGTGGAAATAAACAG TTTCCAGTTCTTTGTGGTCTTCCTTTCTTGGAGAGAAGAGCTTCTCAAACAGCACACTTAATTGCTGGGAGGTCTGGAAAGCATCTATTCCTCACtgatgatgaaaatgatggGAAACCTCCGCTTCTCCTAAGAATGGTTACCGACTCCGAAGATCTAAAGTTCAT CTCAGCATTACGTGCATTTAAACGTCGGGTGGCATACGCAAATGTGAATTATGATC GGTTGGGTGGAGAACGTCGTCTATTCGTCGTCAACATGAGCTCCCAACG TCAAGTGAGCTTACGACAAATGACAAATACCCACATATTGTCTATGAGGAGCAATCAAGGATGGATGACATCTGCAATAAAGCATCGCTGGTTTTAG
- the LOC111780576 gene encoding pathogenesis-related protein PR-1-like produces the protein MHAYLLIPIAIILTLLSSIGLAAAASVRSDRVLQKQFLGPHNAARYALRLAPLVWDNKLARYAQWYANKRRGDCALRHSGGPYGENIFWGSGNTWNPAQAVSDWVSERKWYSYWANSCVEGELCGHYTQIVWRTTRRIGCARVTCYDGKGVFITCNYDPPGNYIGERPY, from the coding sequence atgcATGCATATCTGCTCATCCCCATCGCCATTATTCTCACCCTCCTAAGCTCAATCGGCCTCGCCGCCGCAGCTTCGGTGAGGTCCGACAGAGTCCTGCAAAAGCAATTCCTCGGCCCTCACAATGCCGCCAGATACGCTCTCCGATTGGCCCCCTTGGTTTGGGACAACAAACTGGCTCGCTACGCACAGTGGTATGCGAACAAGCGGCGAGGGGATTGTGCCCTCCGTCACTCTGGCGGACCTTACGGTGAAAACATCTTCTGGGGCAGCGGCAATACATGGAATCCGGCACAGGCTGTGTCGGATTGGGTGTCGGAACGGAAGTGGTACAGTTATTGGGCCAATTCTTGCGTGGAGGGTGAACTGTGTGGGCATTATACTCAAATTGTGTGGCGGACGACACGCCGGATTGGGTGCGCTAGAGTCACCTGCTACGATGGTAAAGGCGTCTTCATCACTTGCAACTATGACCCTCCTGGTAATTACATCGGGGAGAGACCTTATTAA
- the LOC111779702 gene encoding flavonoid 3-O-glucosyltransferase-like, translating into MSASHRPATTNHIAVLAFPFGTHALPLLGLVRKLSEAAPHVRFSFLSTAKSNASTFSAWGSNEDDRIKRIDIGDGLPEGYVLGEKQGDLMEHFLEGVAERFKNGVEAAAKEMGEGIGCLISDAFYWFVGEMAEEMKVPWVALWTSGPRPLLAHLDTDVIREHIKSSGSREKPLDFLPGFSEIRVDDLPEEVITASLDSPFPKFLYKMGHHLPRATSVLINCFEEIDKDIQSLLNSRLPNYLNIGPLSMLVLMQQPPSDDHGCLPWLDNHPPNSVVYISFGGFLCPPPHELAALADALLESGIPFLWSFRGNAEESLPKGLRETGSGKIVPWAPQVQVLMHSSVGAFVTHGGWNSVLESVGGGVPMIGRPYFGDQRLNVKTAENVWGIGVALEGGAMTKSGVLKALGQVLGSEEGKLMREKVGILQALTHKAAESTGASSRNFSRFVEIVTKS; encoded by the exons ATGTCGGCATCTCATCGCCCAGCAACCACAAACCACATCGCCGTTTTGGCATTCCCTTTCGGAACTCACGCCTTGCCCCTTCTGGGTCTTGTCCGGAAGCTCTCCGAGGCAGCTCCACACGTGCGATTTTCGTTTCTCAGCACTGCCAAATCCAACGCTTCAACCTTCTCGGCCTGGGGATCAAATGAGGACGACAGGATAAAGCGGATTGACATTGGCGACGGGTTGCCGGAAGGTTACGTGTTGGGGGAAAAGCAAGGGGACCTGATGGAGCACTTCTTGGAAGGGGTTGCGGAGAGGTTTAAGAACGGAGTGGAGGCTGCGGCGAAGGAGATGGGAGAGGGAATCGGGTGTTTGATTAGCGATGCGTTCTACTGGTTTGTGGGAGAAATGgcagaagaaatgaaagtgCCGTGGGTCGCGCTTTGGACGTCGGGGCCTCGGCCTCTGCTCGCGCATCTCGACACGGATGTCATCAGAGAGCACATCAAATCTTCTG GATCCAGAGAGAAACCCCTGGACTTCTTGCCGGGATTCTCAGAAATCCGGGTAGACGATTTACCCGAAGAAGTCATAACTGCGAGCCTAGACTCACCCTTCCCAAAATTCCTATATAAAATGGGCCATCACCTTCCACGAGCCACCTCTGTTCTCATAAACTGTTTCGAAGAAATAGATAAGGACATACAAAGCCTACTAAACTCAAGACTCCCCAATTACCTCAACATTGGTCCACTCAGCATGCTCGTACTAATGCAGCAGCCTCCCTCCGACGACCATGGTTGCTTACCCTGGCTCGATAACCACCCACCAAACTCTGTAGTGTACATAAGCTTCGGGGGGTTTCTATGTCCGCCGCCGCATGAACTAGCAGCGCTGGCAGATGCCCTGCTGGAAAGTGGGATTCCATTCCTCTGGTCGTTTAGGGGCAATGCAGAGGAAAGTTTGCCAAAGGGGCTTCGCGAAACGGGTAGTGGTAAAATTGTTCCATGGGCCCCTCAGGTGCAGGTATTAATGCATTCTTCGGTTGGGGCGTTTGTGACTCATGGCGGTTGGAATTCGGTGTTGGAAAGCGTTGGAGGAGGCGTGCCGATGATTGGGCGGCCGTATTTTGGGGACCAGAGGTTGAACGTGAAGACGGCGGAAAATGTATGGGGAATTGGGGTGGCTCTAGAGGGAGGCGCGATGACAAAAAGTGGGGTTTTGAAGGCGTTGGGACAAGTTTTGGGTAGCGAAGAGGGGAAATTGATGAGGGAGAAAGTTGGGATTCTGCAGGCTTTGACTCATAAAGCTGCTGAATCCACCGGAGCTTCTTCTCGAAATTTCAGCCGTTTCGTGGAGATCGTAACCAAGTCTTAG